The DNA region ACGGGAGCTTCTCTGGAGAAGTCGCCGGTGAGCAGCTTCATCGCGTTAAACTCGACGGCTTCGGCCTGGGTGTTAATTGATTCCAATAATTGATCGACCTCGGCCTGGATCATCTGCCTTTGATCCGAAGTCTCAGAACCGTTGGCCGATTCAATGGCCAGGACCCTCATGCGCTGGAGCATATCCTGAATGGCCGACATCCCGGCCTCAGCCGTCTGGATGACGGAGATCCCATCCTGGGTGTTTCTAATACCCTGCTCCAGTCCTAAGACCTGGGTGTCAACCCGCTGGGAAATAGCCAGCCCGACGGCGTCATCAGCCGCCCGATTGATGCGCAGTCCTGAGGACATGCGCTCCAGGTTCTGAGACAGGGCCCTGTTTACATTTGACAAATCGTGGTGAGCACCGATAGCGCTCGGATTGTGAACTACTCTCACATCCGTTTCCTCCCTGTTTTTTAAGATTTGTTCTCACCCGGAAGCCTCCTTACTTCCGGAAGGGCCTTACTTGGAGGGATAAATGATTGAACCTTGCCCCCCTGGCAGGCCTTTTGACAAGGTTTTCTCCTTGTAGGCGGCCAACCAAAAAACAGAGAGAATGGATGTTTATGCGGGATCACCCATTAGCTCGAATCTTAACGGATTTCCTCCCCTTAAAACCAGTCGGAGATCACATGCACCCCTCTCGCCAAAAGCAAAGGAAGCCTCTCTCCAAAGAGAGGCGCTATCCGTGGTTAGCTGCCTATAAAAATCATTGACCTTTCCTTCCCTCCCCCCTTTCTTTAAATTGAACACCTTCGGTAACATTGACCTTATATATTTTATAATAAGGGGCGGCTTAGAGTCCTCTCCATCTATAGAAGGAAAAACCCTCCCTTTTCTCTTCTAATCTAATATGGGGGACCATCTTACCAAAGGCGTTCAGAGATTTTTAAGTTTAAAGAGTCGCTCCCTCCAGGATATTTATCCTGCCCAAATAGGGAGTGAATAAGCCGTTGAGGAATAAAGCCCAGCAATACATGGCGGCTTTTATGTTGGATTCCTTAACCCCACTTGCTAATTCCGACTCTTTAAACCTGAATAATAAAAAAGACTTATCCCCTTTTGGACCTAATCTACCACCCTTCAGGAATAAGTCTTTTTTAGCATTTTTATTAATCCCTCCCTGGGAAAACAGCGCTCTCCTTGGCAGGCACACGTCAGGCTATGTTACTATAATCGACTGGATCAAGGAAAATATTTAGGGCGATTTACAGGAATTTACGGAAAATAAGTCTGCTTACAATAAATTAGCCAGCTATTTCAGCTCAATATAGCTCCTTTTCTTTTTCGTTAAAAATTTAGATTGGCTTCCCGGATTTCTTCTAGGGAAGAAACCGGACAAACCTCTTCTATGACAGCGCCTTTTTCATCAAGGACACAATGATGGCCTTTCTCGGATAACTCTCTTATTACCCCTGTATAGCGAGGCATGTTGGCTAAAAGATCATACTGGTCGGCTTCGCCCTCAACTACCTTCCCCTCCTCATCGAGGACAGCTTGTTTTGTCCCTTTGTAAGGGAGGAAGACGTCTTTTCTTTCCGCTAAAAATATCTCTACCCGGAGGGCCGCCTCACCCTCTCCACCTAACAAATTCAGGCTATTAACGATAAAATCCTGGACGGCTTGTTCCGTGATATAGCCGGTGACGGTATCCGTATTATCCTCATTGGGCACCTTTTTATCCGGTTTAATAGTGGCCGGGACATTATTACCGATCCCCTTGATCTTATCTACCCAGGTTTGTTTATCAATATCTCTAAGCTCAGTTATCTCAGTAACCCCAAATATTCGGAGAAAAAACAGCCGCAGATCTAAGGCATAAAAGGCAATATTAAAGGCCACCTTCTTTTCTCCAAATATATCCTCAATAAACCAGCCCTTTTGCTCACACTGTTGGTAGAATTCCTGGTCATCGGCGGTCTCCAATTTAATGGCCTTGAATCCCTCTCTCCCCCTAGTAGGGAACTCACTTATTTCACGAAACTCTCGCTGGGTAAATGTCCGGCCGGTCTTTTTATTTCGATAAGTTACCTCCGCGGCAAAACCACCTTTCCTGTCCCCGGCGGAAGGCACACATACGGCCACCGTAGCCACGCCTTTATTCTCCCTTCTCGCCCGCTCAATTTCACTTACCATCCCTTCCCGGACATAATTAAGAATATTATCTCCATTTCCAAAAGAGAGAATGCCCTCCGTGGTCTCTAATAATTCTATGATCAAATCCTTATCGGCAAATACGGATAATAATGCCCAGAGATGATTCTC from bacterium includes:
- a CDS encoding flagellin, which produces MRVVHNPSAIGAHHDLSNVNRALSQNLERMSSGLRINRAADDAVGLAISQRVDTQVLGLEQGIRNTQDGISVIQTAEAGMSAIQDMLQRMRVLAIESANGSETSDQRQMIQAEVDQLLESINTQAEAVEFNAMKLLTGDFSREAPV